The following proteins are encoded in a genomic region of Danio rerio strain Tuebingen ecotype United States chromosome 16, GRCz12tu, whole genome shotgun sequence:
- the si:dkeyp-69b9.6 gene encoding uncharacterized protein si:dkeyp-69b9.6, with protein sequence MFQFGKYNVDIIEMLSGHQSHQFKSLGLERQLQHQQQVQLHQHQLQQQQQQQQSETSGSILSGLGLGPLQGSRGSAFTDSTSIFAKMSAPPPPLQQQSLSSSQSLRKSSKMSGSSGSGGSHVSGYPQFLRTFHPTETTLAQEQLHPGVGRFDHFASSSGSGGLVSSVPPPPPPLHPGLSVPQAAPGPSTSSPSSSSVSTSNNPPSSSAVTTLSHQLAGSQSDARSLHQQFSCMLAANQYFLSGVPANSSLEQFLVQQGSHNHLGLGLGQAAGEASSALAPPPALHSSHTHSHPSTLSQPQQPPTQQQQLPPHTLSHPHPHPHHPLHSSSQPSSLGGFDFQGIPVLSSNQLASLMQQEAGLPLPLPLHLSLSKEEGKGDGAAGGGGSSGGRRKKAMAGYLPQRKTENNNNNSSNNHSSTNPNSSTLRALNQENTAGLDGGGGVGLSGIAGDPSSHLTSSSSTSVVSSSVASSTSVLVTNGSKTGSHGVMPPQSETEQEALYHCGECGKTFTQLSSLRRHLRSHELTTAGTSGTRSNILNPVLHPSDPCIPHSTQESSASSSCGSPDKTFHCSDCGKCFKKKGHLLQHGVIHSGARPYACSTCSRAFNRRESLTRHEKIHEEKPFRCPACGRCFRESTSLLNHAASGTCGKSGRTPRSKHESNIVQGKSNKAGGSQDGIAANAAGSYRGDGFSDDYKDQRSQGNMYSGTTPCGGSLTGTALRKAPLAPTLHPHSQNPGQQHHQQPHLPLSSLLEDSEDDVTSSVNNAISAITAAAANCMSGDLAHGGGRGEDRRDIIGGLLGGLGLGPLASPSGQLSTSGLDKSYRGSAVVHNQQPNQLTPGGKPKRPRKPRKKKEPGEVGAEPPKRRPNRLGMPGGDIRPYLCSVCGRGFARRETLRRHDRIHTGEKPHHCSVCGKYFREAFHLSKHHTVHSGEKNYKCILCGKDFGYAQSLKRHGKLHQKGELEEVPTTPGIENLNSYPSSGGNLIQGGQSSTSSFYPYSQDVKPHASNTQPPPRLYTCAICWKSFRHHFHLTAHHQTVHEGGGEKLFSCEVCGKAFAYSNSLTRHRLSQHGLTRTGQPVAQRSTGEETNVGGAISESEAATNALLQLAPPSGTHGEQHGVLHSHHAPPQPQGGYSPLFYIPDANATHPSSSNASSYSHSLPSTSSGPLLCNHQHSGIKGEPIYHIGHRHTLAPNIPVQSLALPPSEPHQQHHNPQQHPAEIQSTQHHTFQSQEELRRRKKKKKRRQERKEIGYKWTPAAKVQREQPEVPHGERQRNEKRNFLKRKRRAIHRTQHKIKKRMAVLVRIRRGSGGSAVYELGLPGGLKLNRLRSLKVPLKRRPCPLCLGATFSQQVALKVHIAARHCPKVRGLQHRLKCPVCGKQSRKFLSALIHRSSHLANRAFSCRHCPCRFWNSMLLTRHKKVCRGTLARFQQERALCVKLVMGSTYRRFECKGNSSSLPF encoded by the exons ATGTTCCAGTTTGGAAAATACAATGTGGACATCATAGAGATGCTGAGTGGACACCAGTCCCATCAGTTTAAAAGTCTTGGATTAGAGCGACAACTTCAACACCAGCAACAAGTGCAGCTTCACCAACACCAGttacagcagcagcaacagcagcagcagagtGAGACGTCTGGGTCAATTTTGTCTGGACTTGGCTTAGGCCCACTACAAGGATCTAGAGGCAGTGCGTTTACAGATTCCACATCAATTTTTGCAAAAATGAGTGCACCTCCCCCACCTCTACAACAACAGTCCTTGTCTTCATCTCAAAGTTTAAGGAAGTCAAGCAAAATGTCTGGAAGCAGTGGCAGTGGTGGAAGTCATGTGAGTGGGTACCCTCAGTTTTTGCGCACATTCCACCCAACTGAGACCACCCTTGCACAAGAGCAGTTGCATCCAGGAGTAGGGCGATTCGATCATTTTGCCAGCAGTAGTGGAAGTGGAGGATTAGTTTCATCTGTTCCACCGCCACCACCCCCACTGCATCCTGGCCTGTCAGTACCTCAAGCCGCCCCTGGTCCATCAACCTCCTCCCCGTCTTCCAGTTCTGTTTCAACGTCCAATAACCCTCCCAGCAGTAGTGCAGTAACCACCTTGAGCCATCAATTAGCAGGATCTCAGTCTGATGCCCGAAGCCTACATCAACAGTTTAGCTGCATGTTGGCAGCAAATCAGTATTTTCTTTCTGGAGTACCAGCCAATTCCAGTCTAGAACAATTTTTAGTTCAGCAAGGAAGTCATAACCACCTTGGGCTTGGACTGGGCCAAGCTGCAGGAGAGGCAAGTTCGGCTCTCGCTCCTCCCCCCGCTCTTCATTCTTCACACACTCATAGTCACCCCAGCACTCTATCACAGCCTCAACAGCCACCAACACAACAGCAGCAACTACCACCACACACTTTGTCTCACCCCCACCCACATCCACACCATCCACTGCACTCCTCCTCACAGCCTTCCTCACTCGGGGGCTTTGACTTTCAAGGAATCCCAGTTCTTTCATCCAACCAGCTAGCATCTCTAATGCAGCAGGAAGCTGGGCTGCCACTTCCTCTTCCACTACATCTTTCTTTATCAAAAGAGGAGGGAAAGGGCGATGGCGCTGCTGGAGGAGGTGGCTCCTCTGGTGGTAGGAGAAAAAAAGCTATGGCTGGCTACCTGCcacagagaaagactgaaaacaacaacaataatagcagCAACAATCATAGCTCTACAAACCCCAACAGTAGCACTTTAAGAGCACTGAACCAAGAGAACACAGCAGGCTTGGATGGAGGTGGGGGTGTTGGTTTGTCAGGTATTGCTGGAGACCCTTCCTCGCACTTAACTTCTTCATCCTCTACTTCTGTTGTGTCATCTTCTGTAGCCTCTTCTACATCAGTCTTAGTGACAAACGGCTCGAAAACGGGCAGTCATGGTGTCATGCCACCACAATCCGAGACAGAACAAGAAGCCCTTTATCATTGTGGTGAGTGTGGCAAAACATTCACACAGCTCTCTAGTCTGCGCAGGCACCTACGTAGTCATGAATTAACCACAGCAGGCACAAGTGGCACAAGAAGTAACATTTTAAACCCAGTCTTGCATCCTTCTGATCCATGTATTCCGCACTCTACTCAAGAAAGCTCAGCCTCATCCTCATGTGGCAGTCCTGACAAGACTTTTCATTGTTCTGACTGTGGCAAGTGTTTTAAGAAAAAAGGACATCTCCTTCAACATGGTGTTATTCACTCAGGGGCTCGGCCCTATGCCTGCAGTACTTGTAGTCGTGCTTTCAATCGGCGTGAGTCACTCACCCGCcatgaaaaaattcatgaagagAAACCATTCCGCTGTCCAGCTTGTGGCCGCTGTTTTCGTGAAAGTACGTCCCTATTGAACCATGCAGCCTCTGGCACCTGTGGCAAGTCGGGACGTACACCGAGATCTAAGCATGAAAGTAATATAGTTCAAGGCAAGAGCAATAAAGCTGGGGGCTCCCAAGATGGAATAGCGGCTAATGCAGCGG GTTCTTACCGGGGTGATGGTTTCAGTGATGACTACAAGGACCAGCGCTCTCAAGGTAACATGTATTCTGGAACAACCCCATGTGGTGGCAGCCTGACAGGGACTGCACTTAGGAAGGCACCATTAGCTCCTACTTTGCATCCACACTCACAAAACCCAGGCCAGCAGCATCACCAACAGCCACATCTCCCACTTTCATCTCTGTTAGAAGACTCTGAAGATGATGTCACTAGCTCCGTCAACAATGCCATTTCTGCTATCACTGCTGCAGCTGCAAATTGTATGAGTGGTGATCTTGCCCATGGTGGAGGCAGAGGGGAGGATCGAAGGGATATCATTGGTGGATTGCTTGGAGGTCTGGGTCTAGGGCCTCTTGCCTCACCTAGTGGTCAGTTATCAACATCTGGACTGGATAAGTCCTATAGAGGTAGTGCTGTGGTCCATAACCAGCAACCAAATCAGCTTACACCTGGTGGAAAGCCCAAGCGCCCTCGTAAGCCCCGCAAAAAAAAGGAACCCGGAGAGGTTGGTGCTGAGCCTCCTAAAAGAAGGCCTAACAGACTAGGAATGCCTGGTGGGGATATCAGACCATATTTGTGCAGTGTCTGTGGTCGAGGATTTGCACGAAGAGAAACTTTGCGAAGGCATGACAGAATACACACTGGGGAAAAGCCTCACCATTGTAGTGTATGTGGCAAGTACTTCAGAGAGGCATTTCATCTTAGCAAGCACCACACAGTGCATTCGGGAGAGAAGAACTACAAATGTATTCTGTGTGGAAAGGACTTTGGATATGCCCAGAGCCTTAAAAGACATGGCAAACTACACCAGAAAGGAGAACTGGAGGAAGTGCCAACAACGCCAGGCATAGAAAACCTTAACAGCTATCCATCCTCTGGTGGCAACTTGATTCAAGGGGGCCAAAGCAGCACTTCTTCTTTCTATCCATACTCTCAAGATGTCAAACCACATGCATCAAACACACAGCCCCCACCTAGACTGTACACTTGCGCTATATGCTGGAAATCATTCCGGCATCACTTTCATTTGACTGCGCATCACCAAACGGTTCACGAGGGTGGTGGAGAAAAACTGTTTTCCTGTGAAGTCTGTGGAAAGGCTTTTGCATACTCAAACAGCCTTACACGACACAGGCTTTCTCAGCATGGCTTAACACGGACTGGTCAGCCAGTTGCTCAAAGGAGCACAGGTGAAGAAACTAATGTTGGTGGTGCAATATCAGAGAGTGAAGCTGCTACAAATGCTTTGCTTCAGCTAGCGCCACCCAGTGGCACACATGGCGAACAGCATGGAGTTCTTCACAGCCACCATGCACCTCCCCAACCACAAGGTGGCTACTCCCCTCTGTTTTATATACCAGATGCCAATGCTACACACCCATCTTCATCTAATGCCTCCTCTTATTCTCATTCTCTGCCGTCAACTTCCTCAGGGCCTCTTCTTTGTAACCATCAGCACTCTGGGATAAAAGGTGAACCCATTTATCACATTGGTCACAGGCATACACTTGCTCCAAACATACCTGTGCAGTCCCTCGCTTTGCCCCCATCAGAGCCACATCAGCAACATCACAATCCCCAGCAGCATCCAGCTGAGATTCAATCTACACAGCATCACACTTTTCAAAGCCAAGAAGAGTTGAGGcggcgcaaaaaaaaaaaaaaaagacggcAAGAGAGAAAGGAGATAGGCTACAAATGGACCCCGGCCGCAAAAGTACAGAGAGAGCAGCCGGAGGTCCCACATGGGGAAAGGCAGAGAAATGAGAAAAGAAATTTTCTCAAGAGAAAAAGGAGAGCAATTCACAGGACTCAACATAAAATTAAGAAGCGCATGGCTGTTCTTGTGAGAATCAGGCGTGGAAGTGGAGGAAGTGCTGTTTATGAACTGGGCCTTCCAGGTGGACTGAAGCTGAACAGGCTTCGTTCTCTCAAAGTTCCTCTGAAACGAAGGCCTTGTCCCCTTTGCCTTGGTGCTACCTTTTCACAACAGGTTGCACTAAAAGTTCACATAGCAGCTAGACATTGCCCCAAAGTGAGAGGCCTTCAGCATCGTTTGAAATGCCCAGTTTGTGGAAAACAGTCTCGCAAATTCCTCTCTGCTCTCATTCACAGAAGCTCCCATTTAGCCAACAGAGCTTTTTCCTGTAGACATTGTCCCTGTCGTTTCTGGAATTCAATGCTCCTCACACGGCACAAGAAGGTGTGTCGAGGGACCTTAGCTAGGTTTCAACAAGAGAGGGCGCTTTGTGTTAAATTAGTCATGGGATCCACATACAGGAGGTTCGAGTGCAAAGGGAACTCTTCGTCCTTACCTTTCTAA
- the dbpb gene encoding D site albumin promoter binding protein b isoform X1 gives MMARPLSQLLPPDLPSAGASPQFGNSSQAGVTHNGGHLNSTGNLKSLLQLPVKCDQRVKDCGEMKGKERLDIDEDSLGRCPLRNGCSNGLVSDSNGAGTGSFSNNSNNNNSFLGPLLWERTLPCDGGLFQLQYMDLEEFLTENGMSSMHNTSNSTSAQIPSQSSQSAVPNQGSQCLPTSPPHCSSSSSPTSATASSPSLLGLDMHTPQSMMGSTDCLHGTPPGSLEPTPSPSSTTCPPLPTPPATNCNELLAPFDPDPADVALSSVPGQEAFDPRRHHFSDEDLKPQPMIKKARKMLVPEDLKDEKYWSRRCKNNEAAKRSRDARRLKENQISVRAAFLERENAALRQEVADMRKELGRCRNILNKYESHHLDQ, from the exons ATGATGGCCAGGCCGCTTTCACAGCTCCTTCCCCCGGACCTTCCCTCTGCCGGAGCCAGTCCGCAGTTTGGCAACAGTAGCCAAGCAGGAGTCACACATAACGGAGGACACTTAAACTCCACAGGAAACTTAAAATCTCTCCTGCAGCTTCCAGTCAAATGTGATCAGCGCGTGAAAGACTGTGGTGAAATGAAGG GTAAGGAAAGGTTAGATATCGATGAGGACTCTCTCGGCCGTTGTCCTCTGCGCAACGGTTGCAGCAATGGACTAGTCAGTGACAGCAATGGAGCAGGAACGGGCAGCTTctcaaacaacagcaacaacaacaactccttCCTGGGCCCGTTGCTATGGGAACGAACATTGCCCTGTGATGGCGGGCTGTTTCAGTTGCAGTACATGGATCTTGAGGAGTTCCTGACGGAGAACGGGATGAGCAGCATGCACAATACCTCCAACTCCACCTCGGCTCAGATACCCTCGCAAAGCTCTCAGTCCGCCGTTCCCAACCAGGGCTCCCAGTGCCTCCCCACATCACCACCACACTGCTCCTCTTCCTCGTCACCAACATCCGCCACTGCCTCTTCACCTTCACTGCTCGGGCTGGACATGCACACGCCCCAGAGCATGATGGGATCTACAGACTGCTTGCATG GCACTCCGCCAGGCAGCTTAGAGCCCACGCCTTCACCTTCCTCCACCACATGTCCACCGCTCCCTACTCCACCCGCCACCAACTGCAATGAGCTGCTGGCGCCATTTGACCCCGATCCAGCGGACGTGGCGCTATCCAGTGTACCTGGACAGGAGGCCTTTGATCCACGCCGACATCACTTCTCTGATGAGGACCTCAAACCTCAGCCCATGATTAAAAAGGCCCGTAAGATGCTCGTCCCTGAAGACCTGAAG GATGAGAAGTACTGGAGTCGACGTTGTAAGAACAATGAGGCAGCAAAACGCTCTCGCGACGCTCGCCGGCTGAAGGAGAACCAGATCTCAGTGAGGGCCGCGTTCCTGGAGCGTGAAAACGCTGCTCTCAGACAGGAGGTGGCCGATATGCGCAAAGAGCTCGGCCGCTGCCGTAACATCCTCAACAAATACGAGAGCCACCATCTGGATCAGTAA
- the dbpb gene encoding D site albumin promoter binding protein b (The RefSeq protein has 1 substitution compared to this genomic sequence), whose translation MARPLSQLLPPDLPSAGASPQFGNSSQAGVTHNGGHLNSTGNLKSLLQLPVKCDQRVKDCGEMKGKERLDIDEDSLGRCPLRNGCSNGLVSDSNGAGTGSFSNNSNNNNSFLGPLLWERTLPCDGGLFQLQYMDLEEFLTENGMSSMHNTSNSTSAQIPSQSSQSAVPNQGSQCLPTSPPHCSSSSSPTSATASSPSLLGLDMHTPQSMMGSTDCLHGTPPGSLEPTPSPSSTTCPPLPTPPATNCNELLASFDPDPADVALSSVPGQEAFDPRRHHFSDEDLKPQPMIKKARKMLVPEDLKDEKYWSRRCKNNEAAKRSRDARRLKENQISVRAAFLERENAALRQEVADMRKELGRCRNILNKYESHHLDQ comes from the exons ATGGCCAGGCCGCTTTCACAGCTCCTTCCCCCGGACCTTCCCTCTGCCGGAGCCAGTCCGCAGTTTGGCAACAGTAGCCAAGCAGGAGTCACACATAACGGAGGACACTTAAACTCCACAGGAAACTTAAAATCTCTCCTGCAGCTTCCAGTCAAATGTGATCAGCGCGTGAAAGACTGTGGTGAAATGAAGG GTAAGGAAAGGTTAGATATCGATGAGGACTCTCTCGGCCGTTGTCCTCTGCGCAACGGTTGCAGCAATGGACTAGTCAGTGACAGCAATGGAGCAGGAACGGGCAGCTTctcaaacaacagcaacaacaacaactccttCCTGGGCCCGTTGCTATGGGAACGAACATTGCCCTGTGATGGCGGGCTGTTTCAGTTGCAGTACATGGATCTTGAGGAGTTCCTGACGGAGAACGGGATGAGCAGCATGCACAATACCTCCAACTCCACCTCGGCTCAGATACCCTCGCAAAGCTCTCAGTCCGCCGTTCCCAACCAGGGCTCCCAGTGCCTCCCCACATCACCACCACACTGCTCCTCTTCCTCGTCACCAACATCCGCCACTGCCTCTTCACCTTCACTGCTCGGGCTGGACATGCACACGCCCCAGAGCATGATGGGATCTACAGACTGCTTGCATG GCACTCCGCCAGGCAGCTTAGAGCCCACGCCTTCACCTTCCTCCACCACATGTCCACCGCTCCCTACTCCACCCGCCACCAACTGCAATGAGCTGCTGGCGCCATTTGACCCCGATCCAGCGGACGTGGCGCTATCCAGTGTACCTGGACAGGAGGCCTTTGATCCACGCCGACATCACTTCTCTGATGAGGACCTCAAACCTCAGCCCATGATTAAAAAGGCCCGTAAGATGCTCGTCCCTGAAGACCTGAAG GATGAGAAGTACTGGAGTCGACGTTGTAAGAACAATGAGGCAGCAAAACGCTCTCGCGACGCTCGCCGGCTGAAGGAGAACCAGATCTCAGTGAGGGCCGCGTTCCTGGAGCGTGAAAACGCTGCTCTCAGACAGGAGGTGGCCGATATGCGCAAAGAGCTCGGCCGCTGCCGTAACATCCTCAACAAATACGAGAGCCACCATCTGGATCAGTAA